DNA from Eucalyptus grandis isolate ANBG69807.140 chromosome 5, ASM1654582v1, whole genome shotgun sequence:
GTTACGAGCCGCTAAATATTCTAATTAGTTTGCGATAACCTGCTCGCCATGTGACCAGAGTTCAAGGAAGCTACAATACTGAATTCGCCGGTTTAGCACCTTTACGCCCCGACTAACGTTGATTTTTTCAAGTGTGGCCATGGCTCAAATCGAGGATTACGTATGAGTGTGGGCCTCTCGTATTGGGCCGTCACAGCTCATCGCCTGTGGAAAGCGATTAGGTTAGTGGGCTTTCTTGAAGGCTTGCGATTGATCTATTATAAAGGTGGTTTCCCAACTTGGGCCCAAGCCCAACCATCTTTAAGCAATGCGAGGCCAGCCCATTTATCCAACCGGAGTCAAATGGCGTGTTCATAAAAGATTCTATTCGCCCAACCTAGCTAGCCTTGTGGCAAAACATCAATAGGTTCGCCTAGAAGCAGCTACTCCATGGACGTAACTTGACTAAGTCAGTCCAACTCTAACAGCACTAAATGCattaataccaccaaaaaaaaaaaaaaaatcctaaatttatatatcaaatttccatttattctaaattaatttcgTATCATAAAAACTTTTGAACTGATGTCACATTTACCCTACATTAGTATATCGGTTATATAAAAATTGGTATTATTATGTCACCTATTTATCCAAAATCAGTGCATCCGTGTCACATTCATTCAAAAAAACTCAGATTTCCCATAATTTTGGGTAATTAGGGTATTAATATAAATGTAGCATGGGTGCACCGATTTTGcgattttttgtgatacaaaaattaCTTTGAGGTAAAAGTCATATAAATTTATCAGTGTGAAAGTTGTTGCGacacaaaaattaaattaaaggtGTCAGTGATATGGAATTTACTGATTTAGTGCTTTTGGCAGTATTAAATCTCCTAGAATTGACTAATCGAGTCGTGCGGACTTATCTGCAACAAGGATGGTCCACGCTCTAAATGTGTTTGGTATTGATGGTCGGGTGGTCAACATCTTAGAGAcaagaatgattaaaaaaaaaaggacccaaTTTGGTCATCCATCGTGATCGCACGCCTCTATAGGATTCTCCCCTCGCAGCCCTTCTTTTCCACATTCGCTTATAAAGGACGACGACTTTAAATACTCTCTCAGGCTCTCCACAAAACCCAACCGCATTTTTCCTTCTAAGCATGCGGTCTTTTTCGATTATATGTTGAAATTCGTGATTATATATCTCCTTAATATTTAACGTTTTTTATAAGGGAAATTTCGAATCCGACAAATCCTAGCTAATAAATAAAtgggatcatttttttattttattttgtgagTCCTATGCTATTTATATTCTAACGCTCATTATCAAACTTTTGCCCTGTTCTGGTAGGACGTGAGAGTCAAAATCCACTCTTGAAATTAATTCGTCTATATCCCAGCCTCCTTGAAaatgtggggattcgaacctcCCATCTCTTCTTTCTATGTTGGAAGAGTAATCCCAGTAATTAAATGGAATCGTTGACATGGTTTAAGACGAGAGGTTAGAAACTAACGAAACCTAAAAACGCCATTTCCCATTTTTCGGACACGTTCACTGAATGAAATAATGCgactttttaaaattcatttaacCTGAACAAACGCTAACCTACCCACGAATCACACATATGATTCACGTGCAGCAGAGGTCGCAACATAAAAGCTGATGGTCCGCGCGACACGTGATCATTTTCACCCTTCTGCCTTTTCTGTTAGCAAAAATCGCGGGGCTCCTCCCCACTATCAACGGTTCCGGGAACGAGGAAAGCGTAAGCGGATCATCGACATCATTGCGGCCGCGACTACCGCCTCCCTCCGTCACGCTCGACGCTCCCCACTCCCCGCGCATGGATTCCCAGTCAGGTAGGCGATCCAATTCCCATATGGAAATCCCCCCCGTCCCTTCAttccctcctccatctccttttcctctttcgcCTTTCCCGCGATTCGTCACGTGGGAGGGTGGCTCGCTCGTTGCGTGATTGAATTCGAGCGCGTGTGATCATGGGTCGCGTGATTTCCGCGCGTTGGGTTGTGACTCCGTCGAGTTCGTCTGTGTCGCAGTGGTCGAGTTCCTGGGCTGCGTCCCCTTGCTGCAGAAGCTCCCCACTTCGTCGCTCCGGAAGATCGCCGACGCCGTGACGTTCAAGCACTACGGTAAGCGTTTCCCTCTCCGCTTGCGTTTGCTTTCTTGTGGGCAATTGGAGGTTTCGTGTGAGCGATGTGCGGGGTGAATCGTAGACCATCGAATGGTCGGGTTAGGTTGGGTTTGGGTCGGAGCgaaaatggtccgacccaaattgacccatcgGCTCATTTTTATGCAATGTGGCCCTTGTtgacataacactttcatatttCACCCCATCTAGGAAAAATTATAGCCAAACTGAGGTGAGAGCATGGAGTGAGTGAGCGTAAGATCAAGAATGGAGTAAGCGAGCGTAAGATTAAGAGTGAAGAGAAAGTTATTGAAGTGGGTTGAGTGTAAGTCAATGTAAGATTAAGAGTGAAGAGAAAGTTATTGAAGTGGGTTGAGTGTAAGTCAATTGTGAACCTATTGGGCTTTACCATTCTAAATTCATTAATGACTTATTTATTGATATAATTAAGCCATATAACAACCGAGCccattatttattgaatataattaaATCATATAACATTTGAGCCCATCaaatatgggttaagaaatgAGTTTAGTGAATCGTGCTTGACTTTGCGATTGGTGATATAGAGTAGCTGAAGTAGAGTCAAAGACAGGGTGAACCATGAGTTGGTCATCATTTCATCGAATGATGTGATATcattttatttgggtttctgttctttcatttatttatttttcgcctGTGCTGATTATTGTAATTGTTAAGGGAGAGCGTGTGTCTTACTTATGCCCGGTGTTTTAAGAGTGCTTGCTGGTCCGTGGACGTGCAGATAAAGGAGCCTATGTTGTTCATGAAGGAGATGTTGGGGAAGGAGTGTACTTTATCTGGGAGGGCGAGGTGAATTTGTTTGCACTGCTTGTGTCCATCCATAGGAATATGTTGTGGAGATCGATTGTCCTGCTTACTCTGTGCTAACATGACAGGCTGAAGTCTCTGGACCGGTTGACTCAGAGGACCCTGATTTCAAATTGAgcaaatatgattattttggcCACGGTGAAATACTGAGTTTCTTCTCTCATGTATATTGGGGATTGTGATTACTTGTTTTGGTGTCTTTTAATTCTAATCTGCATCACTGTATTTGTGATTTGTCCATTAATGTAACTGATAATATAGTGTTTGATCATTTCTTTCAGGACTATGGCTGAAGTAATCTACAACTTCACTAATTATAGAATTTGTTCTACACAGCGACATCTTCCTCTTGAAACTTCAAGTTCATTTTTAGGGGCGGGGGTGGTGTGCATATCTTCATCTCTGCATCTATATTTACTTGATTAGATAGGGACATGAGAATAATGTTTTTTCAGACTAAGATAGCAGGGTTATGGTATGATGTGGGTTTAAATCCCTCTAATATATGTGTCCCTATTATTTGATTTGTCAACACTAGCTTTAGAAAGCCAGCTTTGGCTTCCTGAACTGTCTATTTTGGTTGCGCTAATGACTGTCTTCATTTAATCATTTCAGGGACAACAATAGCAGTTCATGCTGCTGATATAATTGCTTTGTCAAAGGTGGTTGCTTGTTTCCTCTTCGTGTTTCTCTTGTAGTTCCATTCCAGCTGCTATAGTTCATAACATTGGCGCTTTAATTTTCATCTGCAGCTTACCTGCATAGTGCTACCGCATGAGCACTGCCATCTGCTGCAGCCTAAGTCAATATGGAGTTCggatgaaacaaaagaaacgtGCAGCCTTGTTGAGCGTATACTACACCTGGAACCCATTGAAGTATGTTTCAGTAGAGGTCGCTTTCCATTTTTAAGCCTCATTTCTGTGCTAAATTATTCATGGATTTCCTCTCACGCTTGAATGTCCCCACTCGTTCATGGTGCAAATAGGCATATTTAAATTGAACTTCTTTACATCACATTGTTCAGTACTTATTCACTGGAATCATCATCATGGCTGATAAATGCTACATGACTGTTACACAGTACCTGCTTAGTGGTGTCACATAACCATGAACGTTTTCAAAGAACTGTAACTTAACAGAAATCAGTCAAAGATTAGATGGCCTAATGATATATTGCCTCCACAACCAATTCTATCAAGAGTTATCCTCTTTTGGAATTATCTATGGATATcacattttcttgttcttccccatttttttatgcttCTTGCTCTCCTATAGTCCTTTAAGTTGAATCTATAGATATAGTTCCTTTTCACTGTCAATGACGATACTAAATGATTTGTCTCATTGTCCATTGCTTACACAGTTCTTATGTGATGGAATCCAATGCACTACTTGATATGCTTTTTGTTGCGTGATGATGTTAAGAAAAGAAGATTTCTAGTTTCCATGAACTTATTTGCATGTGCATGTTATCCTTGGAAACAAGATTTATATCGCATGCCCATATTTTTGTCTTAGAGGTCTCTAGCTACTGTTATATCGCATGCCCATATTTTCGTCTTAGAGGTCTCTAGTTACTGTTTACAGTTTTGCGACACATGCTAAGATTAAATGTGGGACAGCAGACAGCAGACAGGTGGTCTTTATCTGTGAATAAGTTGTCATtacatgtttgttttgaagGTTAACATATTTCAAGGGATCACTTTGCCAGAGGCTCCGAGATTTGGGAAAGTTTTCGGCGGGCAGTTCATTGCTCAGGCATAATTAACCATCTAACCCCTCTTTTTGAAGTATCGAACGAGTGGTTGATGCTGATGTTGGTGTTTTCCTATTATGATGAAACAACACATGGCAATCCTTGGCTTTATGTTCTATTCCTATGTGAAAGAAATCATTTCTGGCTTGTGGAGTTATGCTGTCTATAATCATTGATTCATGTGCATTACATCAACATTTACCAATTTTTACTCAATTGCAATATGCAGTATGCTTAATCTGTTAGACCATTGATTTCCTGTCCGTGTAATTCTGGATATTGCAAACTTACAAAAGCATTGAGTTTCTCTGTTGATTGAGTGGCCGTTACTGTCATTCTGACTCACAATTTATTCTTATATAGCTTTTATTAAGTACTTAATGTCAAGCCATCTGCAGCAATTTCTTCCCTCCAGAAGGACATTGGAACTTCTGAAATCCTCCATccatttttcattaatcaattGTTGACAGAAGATGACATATGTCGTCTGATCAGTCTTCTAGTTGGCTTAGCAAGGTTGTTGTAGATTTGCATCCCATGACTAATGGTGTTAGATCTAGAAATATTTCTCTCGACAGAAAGTAATTTACGATCTTGACTAAAATTTAGTTCTGCATCACGTAGAGAAATCTCTTCATCTCACTTCAAAGCTGATTGTGGTAgcatattttatgtttatttgaAGGCAGGAATGCTAATCCTAATCAGTATTGGTACCTGATAATGCAGGCTGCAGCTGCTGCATCGAAAACTGTTGACTGTCTAAAGGTTATTCACAGTTTGCATGTTTATTTTCTTCTGGTTGGGGACCTTATTAGTAAGTATTCATTGTACATTCTTCAGTACCTAGTAGTGTAGTGTGCTCACTGGCTGTTTCCtgtcctttctctttttcattgaaCATCTGTGTGCACAAAGTTTTTATTCACTTTTGCATTTCTTTCTAAAAATCTTGCAGGTAGTTAGGGTGTTACGGTTTATCTGGTCCTGTAACTGTCAGCTGCTGACAAAACTCCATGGACCTTATCTTAGTCTTAGATCACCCattattgcaatttttgttttcattgagTTGACAAGCTAGAATGAAAAATTGCTTTGGGTTCCATTTTACGCTCTTACTGCAATTCTATTTCCGCTTGTCCACAGTGCaacaatatttttggaaattagaaaTCGGCGTTTTCTGCTATTTTCTGGAGATTTGTTCCGAGTCACTTTCACCTCATGCACATTAATGTTTGATTGTGTTGCCACTCTATTTCTACTTGTGTCTACTTGTGTGCAGTGCAACAGCATTCTGGAATATAAGGAAATTAGAGAACAAGCATTGTCTactctttttctgaaaaatttgTTCCGAGTTGCTTTTGCATCATGCACATTAATCTTCATTGCAGTGCCAATTATATATGAAGTTCACCGACTACGCGATGGTAAAAATTTTGCAACCCGCAGAGTAGATGCAATCCAAAAAGGAACACTCATCTTCACATTGATTGCTTCATTTCAGGTAGTGCTTTTATCTCTTGGATTGGCTAGATAGTGTTTTAGTTTCTGTTTTGTAccatttctagaaattaaaaattttctagAAGTGAATTTCTGTATTTTGAGTGCCGTGATATGTTATTGAGTTAAATTATCTAAGAAGTCAACAGTGAAAAACTGCTTAAAATCATTATCTTATAAGGATGTCGTGGGACCCTTGCATTGGTTTCATCATATTTATTGCTCTGGGGATATATCCATTG
Protein-coding regions in this window:
- the LOC104431079 gene encoding acyl-coenzyme A thioesterase 8 isoform X1 — its product is MDSQSVVEFLGCVPLLQKLPTSSLRKIADAVTFKHYDKGAYVVHEGDVGEGVYFIWEGEAEVSGPVDSEDPDFKLSKYDYFGHGTTIAVHAADIIALSKLTCIVLPHEHCHLLQPKSIWSSDETKETCSLVERILHLEPIEVNIFQGITLPEAPRFGKVFGGQFIAQAAAAASKTVDCLKVIHSLHVYFLLVGDLIMPIIYEVHRLRDGKNFATRRVDAIQKGTLIFTLIASFQTQEEGFEHQVITMPSVPAPETPCLLQLLSMEQLRERRLIDPRLPRGYRNKVATTKFIPWPIEIRFCEPSNATNQTETPPSLRYWFKAKGKLSDDQALHRCVVAFASDLIFLGTSLNPHRRKGLKTYSVSLDHAMWFHRNLRADDWILFEILSPIAHNARGLVSGRMFSRNGELLVTLTQEGLIRKAKPSASVAASKL
- the LOC104431079 gene encoding acyl-coenzyme A thioesterase 8 isoform X2, producing the protein MDSQSVVEFLGCVPLLQKLPTSSLRKIADAVTFKHYDKGAYVVHEGDVGEGVYFIWEGEAEVSGPVDSEDPDFKLSKYDYFGHGTTIAVHAADIIALSKLTCIVLPHEHCHLLQPKSIWSSDETKETCSLVERILHLEPIEVNIFQGITLPEAPRFGKVFGGQFIAQAAAAASKTVDCLKVIHSLHVYFLLVGDLIMPIIYEVHRLRDGKNFATRRVDAIQKGTLIFTLIASFQTQEEGFEHQVITMPSVPAPETLLSMEQLRERRLIDPRLPRGYRNKVATTKFIPWPIEIRFCEPSNATNQTETPPSLRYWFKAKGKLSDDQALHRCVVAFASDLIFLGTSLNPHRRKGLKTYSVSLDHAMWFHRNLRADDWILFEILSPIAHNARGLVSGRMFSRNGELLVTLTQEGLIRKAKPSASVAASKL